The following proteins are encoded in a genomic region of Mycobacterium kiyosense:
- the cyp130 gene encoding cytochrome P450 130: MSHEAPAKFVLATAETWPNPWPMYRALRDHDPVHHVVPSGHPENDYYVLSRHADVWAAARDHQTFSSAEGLTVNYGDLDMIGLRDNPPMVMQDPPVHTEFRKLVSRGFTPRQVEAVEPKVREFVVQRIEALRANGGGDIVTELFKPLPSMVVAHYLGVPEEDWAQFDGWTQAIVAANTAEGGIAGALETVGDAVGTMMGYFTALIERRRTEPEDDTISHLVAAGVGADGDIAGVLSILGFTFTMVTGGNDTVTGMLGGSMPLLHQRPDQRQLLVDDHDLIPEAVDELLRLTSPAQGLARTATRDVTIEDTTIPAGRRVLLLYGSANRDERVYGPDAGELDVRRRPRNILTFSHGAHHCLGAAAARMQSRVALTELLSRCPDFEVDPEHIVWSGGSYVRRPLSVPIRMRS; this comes from the coding sequence ATGTCTCACGAGGCGCCCGCGAAGTTCGTGCTTGCCACCGCAGAGACCTGGCCCAACCCCTGGCCGATGTACCGGGCGCTGCGCGACCACGACCCGGTTCACCACGTCGTGCCATCCGGGCACCCGGAAAACGACTACTACGTACTGTCCCGGCACGCGGACGTCTGGGCCGCCGCGCGCGACCACCAGACGTTCTCCTCGGCGGAGGGCCTGACCGTCAATTACGGTGACCTGGACATGATCGGGCTGCGGGACAACCCGCCGATGGTGATGCAGGATCCGCCGGTGCACACCGAGTTCCGCAAGCTGGTCTCGCGCGGGTTCACCCCCCGTCAGGTCGAGGCGGTCGAGCCCAAGGTGCGCGAGTTCGTGGTGCAGCGGATCGAGGCACTACGCGCCAACGGCGGCGGCGACATCGTCACCGAGTTGTTCAAGCCGCTGCCGTCGATGGTGGTGGCGCATTATCTTGGTGTGCCCGAAGAGGATTGGGCCCAATTCGACGGGTGGACCCAGGCCATCGTCGCGGCCAACACCGCCGAGGGCGGTATCGCCGGGGCACTGGAAACCGTCGGCGATGCGGTGGGGACCATGATGGGCTACTTCACCGCGCTGATCGAACGCCGTCGCACCGAACCCGAGGACGACACGATCTCGCATCTGGTGGCCGCGGGCGTCGGTGCCGACGGCGACATCGCCGGCGTGCTCTCGATCCTCGGCTTCACTTTCACCATGGTCACCGGAGGCAACGATACCGTCACCGGAATGCTCGGTGGCTCAATGCCTTTGCTGCATCAGCGACCCGATCAGCGCCAGCTGCTGGTCGACGATCACGACCTGATTCCGGAAGCCGTCGACGAGTTGTTGCGGCTCACCTCCCCCGCGCAGGGCCTGGCCCGCACCGCCACCCGGGACGTCACGATCGAAGACACCACCATTCCGGCCGGACGTCGGGTGCTGCTGCTCTACGGGTCGGCCAACCGCGACGAGCGCGTGTACGGGCCCGATGCCGGCGAACTCGACGTGCGGCGCCGCCCCCGCAACATCCTGACTTTCAGCCACGGTGCACACCACTGCCTGGGCGCGGCCGCGGCGCGGATGCAGTCGCGGGTCGCACTGACCGAATTGCTCAGCCGCTGCCCGGATTTCGAAGTCGACCCCGAGCACATCGTGTGGTCGGGCGGCAGCTATGTGCGGCGCCCGCTGTCGGTGCCGATCCGGATGCGATCCTGA
- a CDS encoding acyltransferase has protein sequence MTVSEEQDQGGLEQVSGVDRVASLTGVRAVAALLVVGTHAAYTTGKYTHGYWGLVGARMEIGVPIFFVLSGYLLFRPWVKAAQTGGPPPSLTRYARHRVRRIMPAYVITVLVAYVLYHFREAGPNPGHSWLGLIRNLTLTQIYTDGYLGKYLHQGLTQMWSLAVEASFYVLLPLLSYLLLVSISRRRWRPKLVIATILALMLISPGWLILVHSNHQIPDGARLWLPTYLAWFLGGMLLTVLQAERVRCYAFAAIPLAVVCYFIVSTPIAGAPTTSPASLPEALWKTVFYTVIATLAVAPLALGNQGWYSVLLASRPMVWLGEISYEIFLIHLITMEFAMVYIVRAHVYTGPMLYLYVATVVVTIPLAWLLNRLTRV, from the coding sequence ATGACGGTCTCCGAGGAGCAGGATCAGGGCGGACTCGAGCAGGTCTCCGGTGTCGACCGGGTGGCCTCGCTGACCGGTGTCCGCGCCGTCGCGGCACTGCTGGTGGTGGGCACTCACGCCGCCTACACCACCGGCAAGTACACCCACGGCTACTGGGGTCTGGTGGGAGCCAGGATGGAGATCGGGGTGCCGATCTTCTTCGTGCTGTCCGGTTACCTGCTGTTCCGTCCGTGGGTCAAGGCGGCGCAGACCGGCGGTCCACCGCCGTCGCTGACTCGCTATGCGCGGCACCGGGTTCGGCGCATCATGCCCGCCTATGTGATCACCGTGCTGGTTGCCTACGTGCTGTACCACTTCCGCGAGGCCGGACCCAACCCCGGACACAGCTGGCTCGGCTTGATCCGCAACCTGACGCTCACCCAGATCTACACCGACGGGTACCTCGGAAAGTACCTGCATCAGGGCCTGACGCAGATGTGGAGCCTGGCGGTGGAGGCGTCCTTCTATGTGCTGCTGCCGCTGTTGTCCTACCTGCTGCTGGTGTCGATAAGCCGACGGCGCTGGCGGCCCAAACTGGTGATCGCGACAATCCTGGCGCTGATGTTGATCAGTCCGGGATGGCTGATCCTGGTGCACAGTAATCATCAGATTCCCGACGGCGCCCGATTGTGGCTGCCGACCTATCTGGCCTGGTTTCTGGGCGGAATGTTGCTGACGGTGCTGCAGGCGGAGCGCGTGCGCTGCTATGCATTCGCCGCGATCCCCCTGGCGGTCGTCTGTTACTTCATCGTCTCCACGCCGATCGCGGGGGCGCCCACCACCTCGCCGGCGTCGCTGCCGGAGGCGCTGTGGAAGACGGTCTTCTACACGGTGATCGCCACGCTGGCGGTGGCGCCGTTGGCGCTGGGGAATCAGGGCTGGTACTCGGTCCTGCTGGCCAGCCGGCCCATGGTGTGGCTGGGCGAGATCTCCTACGAGATCTTCTTGATCCACCTGATCACCATGGAGTTCGCGATGGTCTACATCGTGCGAGCGCACGTGTACACCGGTCCGATGCTGTATCTCTACGTCGCAACGGTGGTGGTGACGATTCCGTTGGCCTGGCTACTGAACCGGTTGACCCGGGTCTAG
- the deaD gene encoding ATP-dependent RNA helicase DeaD: MDTPPETFADLQIHPSVLRAIADVGYESPTGIQAATIPALLAGTDVVGLAQTGTGKTAAFAIPILSKIDTTSKATQALVLAPTRELALQVAEAFGRYGAHLPQLNVLPIYGGASYTVQLAGLRRGAQVVVGTPGRVIDHLERGTLDLSRVDYLVLDEADEMLTMGFAEEVDRILSETPEYKQVALFSATMPPAIRKITTKYLHDPLEVTSKAKTATAENISQRYIQVAGPRKMDALTRVLEVEPFEAMIVFVRTKQATEEVAEKLRARGFSAAAINGDIPQGQRERTIAALKDGNIDILVATDVAARGLDVERISHVLNYDIPHDTESYVHRIGRTGRAGRKGSALLFVSPRERHLLKAIEKATRQPLTEAALPTVEDVNAQRVAKFADSITSALGGQGIELFRRLVEDYEREHDVPMADIAAALALQSRDGEAFLLAPDPPPERRDREKRGPQDRTERPRQTKPFTTYRIDVGKRHKIGPGAIVGAIANEGGLHRSDFGHIAIGPDFSMVELPAKLPRAVLKKLENTRISGVLINLRPDRQSDKRAPRNDGGRPRRKPAG; encoded by the coding sequence ATGGACACCCCTCCCGAAACCTTCGCCGACCTGCAGATTCACCCGTCGGTCCTGCGGGCGATCGCAGACGTCGGCTACGAGTCGCCGACCGGCATCCAGGCGGCCACCATTCCGGCGTTGCTCGCCGGCACCGACGTCGTCGGGCTGGCCCAGACCGGCACCGGCAAGACGGCGGCGTTCGCGATCCCGATCCTGTCCAAGATCGACACCACCAGCAAGGCGACTCAGGCGCTGGTGCTAGCGCCTACCAGGGAGCTGGCGCTGCAGGTGGCCGAGGCTTTCGGCCGCTACGGGGCGCATCTGCCGCAGCTCAACGTGCTGCCCATCTACGGTGGGGCGTCGTACACCGTCCAGCTGGCGGGGCTGCGCAGGGGCGCACAGGTAGTGGTCGGCACCCCCGGCCGGGTCATCGACCACCTCGAGCGCGGCACGCTGGACCTGTCCCGGGTGGACTACCTGGTGCTCGACGAGGCCGACGAGATGCTCACCATGGGCTTCGCCGAAGAGGTGGACCGCATCCTGTCCGAGACCCCGGAGTACAAGCAGGTCGCCCTGTTCTCAGCGACCATGCCGCCGGCCATCCGCAAGATCACCACCAAGTACCTGCATGACCCGCTGGAAGTCACCTCGAAGGCGAAAACCGCTACCGCAGAGAATATTTCACAGCGCTACATCCAGGTGGCGGGCCCGCGCAAGATGGACGCGCTCACGCGGGTGCTCGAGGTGGAGCCGTTCGAGGCGATGATCGTCTTCGTGCGCACCAAGCAGGCTACCGAGGAGGTCGCCGAAAAGCTGCGTGCCCGAGGGTTTTCCGCCGCCGCCATCAACGGTGACATCCCGCAGGGTCAGCGGGAGCGCACCATCGCCGCACTCAAGGATGGGAACATCGACATCCTGGTCGCCACCGACGTGGCGGCGCGCGGACTGGATGTGGAGCGCATCTCGCACGTGCTGAACTATGACATCCCGCACGACACCGAGTCCTACGTGCACCGCATTGGGCGCACCGGCCGCGCCGGACGCAAAGGTTCGGCCTTGCTGTTCGTCTCGCCACGAGAACGCCACCTGCTCAAGGCGATCGAGAAGGCCACCCGGCAGCCGCTCACCGAGGCGGCGCTGCCCACCGTCGAGGATGTCAACGCACAACGGGTCGCCAAGTTCGCCGACTCGATCACCAGCGCGCTGGGCGGCCAGGGCATCGAGCTGTTCCGGCGGTTGGTGGAGGATTACGAACGCGAGCACGACGTTCCGATGGCCGACATCGCCGCCGCGCTGGCGCTGCAGTCCCGCGACGGCGAGGCGTTCCTGCTGGCGCCCGACCCGCCGCCGGAGCGACGCGATCGCGAAAAACGAGGCCCGCAGGATCGTACCGAAAGGCCCAGGCAGACAAAGCCTTTCACCACCTACCGAATCGATGTGGGTAAGCGGCACAAGATCGGTCCGGGAGCGATCGTGGGAGCCATCGCCAACGAAGGGGGTCTGCACCGCAGCGACTTCGGTCATATCGCCATCGGACCCGATTTCTCGATGGTCGAACTCCCGGCAAAGCTGCCCAGGGCGGTGCTGAAAAAGCTTGAAAATACCCGCATCTCGGGTGTGCTGATCAACCTTCGGCCCGACCGGCAGTCCGACAAGAGGGCGCCCCGCAACGACGGTGGCAGACCGCGCCGGAAACCCGCCGGATGA
- a CDS encoding putative HTH-type transcriptional regulator has protein sequence MDWLAERRTEVAADRILDAAERLFTEHGPDSVGMNEIARAAGCSRATLYRYFDSREALRTAYVHRETHRLGSEILRRIERVADPRERLIDGIIATLRMVRENPALAAWFGATQPPIGGELAGQSAVIVALVSGFLSSLGPDDPVAVQRRARWAVRVIISMLTFPGRDEADERAMIEEFVVPVVTPVSARR, from the coding sequence ATGGACTGGCTGGCCGAACGGCGCACCGAGGTGGCCGCCGACCGGATTCTGGACGCCGCCGAGAGGCTGTTCACCGAGCACGGGCCCGATTCGGTCGGCATGAACGAGATCGCAAGGGCGGCAGGGTGTTCGCGCGCAACGTTATACCGGTACTTCGACAGTCGGGAGGCACTGCGGACCGCGTACGTCCACCGCGAGACGCACCGGCTGGGCAGCGAGATACTGCGGCGGATCGAGCGGGTTGCCGATCCCCGCGAACGGCTGATCGACGGCATCATCGCCACCCTGCGGATGGTCCGCGAAAACCCCGCGCTGGCAGCCTGGTTCGGGGCCACCCAGCCGCCGATCGGCGGCGAGCTCGCTGGGCAGTCCGCGGTGATCGTCGCGCTGGTGTCCGGCTTTCTGAGTTCGCTGGGCCCTGACGACCCTGTGGCGGTGCAACGGCGGGCCCGCTGGGCGGTACGGGTGATCATCTCGATGCTGACGTTCCCCGGCCGCGACGAGGCCGACGAGCGAGCGATGATCGAGGAGTTCGTGGTGCCGGTGGTGACGCCGGTGTCGGCGCGTCGCTAG
- a CDS encoding O-methyltransferase-like protein, with translation MTTPDQVDFSGVQWGSVEWTNLCTLYLRAYESRSPEPILGDHAAVEAVDRIEYDWARVHRATFPRSNQYLVAMRARQFDDWCADFLRRHPNAVVLHLGCGMDTRAFRLKPGYPAPPHSAPLRQEKPAETVRWFDVDQPQVIALRRKLYHDTAEHQMIGATVTDEGWLEEIPTDRPLLMVAEGLLMYLTGSEVCTLLQRLTDRFSSGELIFDTTSPLGPRLSKVLTRGITKWGIRDAREIERWNPRLRFLEQSPVGALSGRIPSASLRLVWRLVNATPIRNYDVINRFSF, from the coding sequence ATGACCACGCCCGACCAAGTCGACTTCAGCGGCGTGCAGTGGGGCTCGGTGGAATGGACCAACCTGTGCACGTTGTACCTACGGGCATACGAGAGCCGCTCGCCGGAGCCGATTCTGGGGGACCACGCGGCAGTTGAAGCGGTGGACCGCATCGAATACGACTGGGCCCGGGTACATCGCGCCACGTTTCCCCGGTCCAACCAGTACCTGGTCGCCATGCGCGCCAGGCAATTCGACGACTGGTGTGCCGACTTTCTGCGACGCCACCCGAATGCCGTCGTACTGCACCTCGGCTGCGGCATGGATACCCGCGCGTTCCGGCTGAAGCCCGGGTACCCGGCTCCTCCTCACAGCGCGCCGCTCAGACAGGAGAAACCCGCCGAAACCGTGCGGTGGTTCGACGTCGACCAACCGCAAGTGATCGCGCTGAGGCGCAAGCTCTATCACGACACGGCCGAGCATCAGATGATCGGCGCAACAGTGACCGACGAGGGCTGGCTGGAAGAGATACCCACCGATCGGCCGCTGCTGATGGTCGCCGAGGGGCTGCTCATGTATCTGACTGGTTCCGAGGTGTGCACTTTGTTGCAGCGGCTCACGGATCGGTTCAGCAGCGGCGAATTAATCTTCGACACCACCTCGCCGCTGGGGCCGCGACTGTCCAAGGTGCTCACCCGGGGCATCACCAAGTGGGGCATCCGGGACGCCCGAGAGATTGAGCGCTGGAACCCGCGGCTGCGATTCCTTGAGCAGTCGCCGGTTGGGGCACTGTCGGGACGCATCCCGTCGGCGTCACTGCGGTTGGTTTGGCGGCTGGTCAACGCCACACCGATTCGCAATTACGATGTGATCAACCGATTTTCATTCTGA